The following are encoded together in the Silurus meridionalis isolate SWU-2019-XX chromosome 2, ASM1480568v1, whole genome shotgun sequence genome:
- the si:ch73-109d9.1 gene encoding uncharacterized protein si:ch73-109d9.1 isoform X3, with translation MSDALVVTFQSQLSIVMETILKSAMIEITRLVEDSFMEEVARGKQEVEQLLRSLQFSESKLKEREKRIRCTDCGRATGSGERTSEKPAEILTGEDALCFRLSLREQSEKRPQFSEVWRSTESLGSYRTTEINSDKEKNINALEKRGKQESNTEVQHPQCTNAPVTRTHEACSNPKSRESHCKTPVSDFTLSKDMAQSRAIQSAPVEDGVGELAPSPTYTAVKSEHLPDPVEIKEEEEMLPVWDCGDDCAPADSDQNLTGSWNRDETQINQMYPENPPTDLAKMCNINRQRTFSVVAREILTQFQVWQRACYSRNIEWGPITAKIISALPYLSGRETEVIVRCTKMLHNRRDYLRRRAKDATLERNSLPMGQRYLLQLHSGNVIQHV, from the exons ATGTCCGACGCCCTCGTCGTCACCTTCCAGTCCCAGCTCTCTATCGTCATGGAGACGATCCTCAAGTCAGCTATGATCGAGATCACCAGGCTGGTGGAGGACAGCTTCATGGAGGAAGTAGCTCGAGGCAAGCAGGAGGTTGAACAGCTTCTGCGCAGTCTGCAGTTTTCCGAGAGcaaactgaaagagagagagaaaaggataCGATGTACGGACTGCGGGAGAGCCACAGGCAGTGGAGAGAGAACTTCAGAGAAACCGGCTGAAATACTCACAG GTGAAGATGCTCTGTGCTTCAGGCTTAGCCTGAGGGAGCAGTCTGAGAAAAGGCCTCAATTCAGTGAAGTCTGGCGGTCTACAGAGAGTCTGGGCTCATACCGAACcacagaaataaacagtgaCAAAGAGAAGAACATAAACGCGCTTGAAAAAAGAGGGAAGCAGGAGTCTAATACCGAAGTGCAACATCCTCAGTGCACCAATGCGCCAGTCACCAGGACCCACGAGGCCTGTAGCAACCCCAAATCCAGAGAAAGTCACTGCAAGACCCCTGTCTCTGACTTCACTCTCAGTAAAGACATGGCCCAGTCTCGAGCCATACAAAGCGCTCCAGTGGAAGACGGGGTCGGAGAGTTGGCACCATCTCCAACCTATACCGCTGTGAAATCTGAGCACCTTCCTGATCCGGTTGAAattaaagaagaggaagagatgCTCCCAGTGTGGGATTGCGGCGATGACTGCGCTCCTGCAGATTCAGACCAGAATCTCACCGGATCCTGGAATCGAGATGAAACACAG attAACCAAATGTATCCTGAAAACCCTCCAACAGACCTTGCCAAAATGTGCAACATAAACAGACAGAGAACGTTCAGT gTGGTGGCCAGAGAGATCCTAACACAGTTCCAGGTTTGGCAGAGAGCCTGCTATAGCAGAAACATTGAATGGGGCCCAATTACTGCAAAG atcatttcTGCGTTACCGTACTTATCTGGGAGGGAGACGGAAGTGATTGTGCGTTGCACTAAAATGCTGCATAATCGCAGGGATTACCTCCGTCGGAGAGCAAAG GATGCAACCCTGGAGAGAAACAGTTTACCTATGGGCCAGAGATATCTTCTCcagcttcacagtgggaacgtTATTCAGCATGTGTAA
- the si:ch73-109d9.1 gene encoding zinc finger protein 429 isoform X2, which yields MSDALVVTFQSQLSIVMETILKSAMIEITRLVEDSFMEEVARGKQEVEQLLRSLQFSESKLKEREKRIRCTDCGRATGSGERTSEKPAEILTGEDALCFRLSLREQSEKRPQFSEVWRSTESLGSYRTTEINSDKEKNINALEKRGKQESNTEVQHPQCTNAPVTRTHEACSNPKSRESHCKTPVSDFTLSKDMAQSRAIQSAPVEDGVGELAPSPTYTAVKSEHLPDPVEIKEEEEMLPVWDCGDDCAPADSDQNLTGSWNRDETQTDHLPVPAEKPRCGKSFAQAAQLKLHALTHQANKPLKCLQCAKTFAHDFELKDHQKQHSKERPHICPDCGKAFTRFSNFKQHQNIHTREKLFNCTHCGMRFKRSTHLRIHLRRHSRVGKSCPCRQCGKTFVCLKQLKGHLLKVHGTEMN from the exons ATGTCCGACGCCCTCGTCGTCACCTTCCAGTCCCAGCTCTCTATCGTCATGGAGACGATCCTCAAGTCAGCTATGATCGAGATCACCAGGCTGGTGGAGGACAGCTTCATGGAGGAAGTAGCTCGAGGCAAGCAGGAGGTTGAACAGCTTCTGCGCAGTCTGCAGTTTTCCGAGAGcaaactgaaagagagagagaaaaggataCGATGTACGGACTGCGGGAGAGCCACAGGCAGTGGAGAGAGAACTTCAGAGAAACCGGCTGAAATACTCACAG GTGAAGATGCTCTGTGCTTCAGGCTTAGCCTGAGGGAGCAGTCTGAGAAAAGGCCTCAATTCAGTGAAGTCTGGCGGTCTACAGAGAGTCTGGGCTCATACCGAACcacagaaataaacagtgaCAAAGAGAAGAACATAAACGCGCTTGAAAAAAGAGGGAAGCAGGAGTCTAATACCGAAGTGCAACATCCTCAGTGCACCAATGCGCCAGTCACCAGGACCCACGAGGCCTGTAGCAACCCCAAATCCAGAGAAAGTCACTGCAAGACCCCTGTCTCTGACTTCACTCTCAGTAAAGACATGGCCCAGTCTCGAGCCATACAAAGCGCTCCAGTGGAAGACGGGGTCGGAGAGTTGGCACCATCTCCAACCTATACCGCTGTGAAATCTGAGCACCTTCCTGATCCGGTTGAAattaaagaagaggaagagatgCTCCCAGTGTGGGATTGCGGCGATGACTGCGCTCCTGCAGATTCAGACCAGAATCTCACCGGATCCTGGAATCGAGATGAAACACAG ACCGATCACCTTCCTGTTCCCGCCGAAAAGCCACGCTGTGGAAAATCATTTGCTCAAGCAGCTCAGCTGAAGCTtcacgctctcacacaccaaGCGAACAAACCCCTGAAGTGTCTCCAGTGTGCCAAAACTTTCGCCCATGATTTCGAGCTGAAGGACCACCAGAAGCAGCACTCCAAAGAAAGACCTCACATCTGCCCAGACTGTGGCAAAGCCTTCACTCGCTTCAGCAATTTCAAGCAACATCAGAACATCCACACGCGCGAGAAACTCTTCAACTGCACCCACTGCGGCATGAGGTTCAAAAGATCCACTCACTTGAGAATCCACCTCAGGAGACACAGCCGCGTGGGGAAGAGTTGTCCTTGTCGTCAGTGCGGGAAGACGTTCGTGTGCCTCAAGCAGCTGAAGGGCCATCTGCTTAAAGTGCATGGAACGGAAATGAACTGA
- the si:ch73-109d9.1 gene encoding zinc finger protein 184 isoform X1, translated as MSDALVVTFQSQLSIVMETILKSAMIEITRLVEDSFMEEVARGKQEVEQLLRSLQFSESKLKEREKRIRCTDCGRATGSGERTSEKPAEILTGEDALCFRLSLREQSEKRPQFSEVWRSTESLGSYRTTEINSDKEKNINALEKRGKQESNTEVQHPQCTNAPVTRTHEACSNPKSRESHCKTPVSDFTLSKDMAQSRAIQSAPVEDGVGELAPSPTYTAVKSEHLPDPVEIKEEEEMLPVWDCGDDCAPADSDQNLTGSWNRDETQVDNFPNLTALNMPDPSSHLMSYSVNCNTEVSHGIKAEPSESTTTELVHLALAPMPEGSSSFDHNENRHLFGPESLLNHPELCLGEKLFLPFTQTDHLPVPAEKPRCGKSFAQAAQLKLHALTHQANKPLKCLQCAKTFAHDFELKDHQKQHSKERPHICPDCGKAFTRFSNFKQHQNIHTREKLFNCTHCGMRFKRSTHLRIHLRRHSRVGKSCPCRQCGKTFVCLKQLKGHLLKVHGTEMN; from the exons ATGTCCGACGCCCTCGTCGTCACCTTCCAGTCCCAGCTCTCTATCGTCATGGAGACGATCCTCAAGTCAGCTATGATCGAGATCACCAGGCTGGTGGAGGACAGCTTCATGGAGGAAGTAGCTCGAGGCAAGCAGGAGGTTGAACAGCTTCTGCGCAGTCTGCAGTTTTCCGAGAGcaaactgaaagagagagagaaaaggataCGATGTACGGACTGCGGGAGAGCCACAGGCAGTGGAGAGAGAACTTCAGAGAAACCGGCTGAAATACTCACAG GTGAAGATGCTCTGTGCTTCAGGCTTAGCCTGAGGGAGCAGTCTGAGAAAAGGCCTCAATTCAGTGAAGTCTGGCGGTCTACAGAGAGTCTGGGCTCATACCGAACcacagaaataaacagtgaCAAAGAGAAGAACATAAACGCGCTTGAAAAAAGAGGGAAGCAGGAGTCTAATACCGAAGTGCAACATCCTCAGTGCACCAATGCGCCAGTCACCAGGACCCACGAGGCCTGTAGCAACCCCAAATCCAGAGAAAGTCACTGCAAGACCCCTGTCTCTGACTTCACTCTCAGTAAAGACATGGCCCAGTCTCGAGCCATACAAAGCGCTCCAGTGGAAGACGGGGTCGGAGAGTTGGCACCATCTCCAACCTATACCGCTGTGAAATCTGAGCACCTTCCTGATCCGGTTGAAattaaagaagaggaagagatgCTCCCAGTGTGGGATTGCGGCGATGACTGCGCTCCTGCAGATTCAGACCAGAATCTCACCGGATCCTGGAATCGAGATGAAACACAGGTAGATAACTTTCCAAATCTAACTGCTCTCAACATGCCAGATCCATCATCACATTTAATGTCCTATTCAGTGAATTGTAACACAGAGGTATCGCACGGCATCAAGGCTGAGCCTAGTGAGTCAACCACCACAGAGCTGGTTCACCTCGCTTTGGCTCCCATGCCTGAGGGATCCAGTTCATTTGACCATAATGAAAATAGACACTTGTTTGGTCCAGAAAGTCTTTTGAATCATCCTGAGCTTTGTTTAGGTGAGAAACTCTTCCTCCCCTTCACCCAGACCGATCACCTTCCTGTTCCCGCCGAAAAGCCACGCTGTGGAAAATCATTTGCTCAAGCAGCTCAGCTGAAGCTtcacgctctcacacaccaaGCGAACAAACCCCTGAAGTGTCTCCAGTGTGCCAAAACTTTCGCCCATGATTTCGAGCTGAAGGACCACCAGAAGCAGCACTCCAAAGAAAGACCTCACATCTGCCCAGACTGTGGCAAAGCCTTCACTCGCTTCAGCAATTTCAAGCAACATCAGAACATCCACACGCGCGAGAAACTCTTCAACTGCACCCACTGCGGCATGAGGTTCAAAAGATCCACTCACTTGAGAATCCACCTCAGGAGACACAGCCGCGTGGGGAAGAGTTGTCCTTGTCGTCAGTGCGGGAAGACGTTCGTGTGCCTCAAGCAGCTGAAGGGCCATCTGCTTAAAGTGCATGGAACGGAAATGAACTGA